A portion of the Staphylococcus felis genome contains these proteins:
- the kdpC gene encoding K(+)-transporting ATPase subunit C, producing MKQLNTSLRFVFVTMILCGLIFPLTVTAVGQLFLNSQANGSLVKVDGQVVGSKLIGQKWTQPEYFHGRQSSVDYNMSSTEEGVASGSHNYANSHPDLKKRVNQTIRDEGGHLTNDAVTESGSGLDPHITVLNAKRQVDRIAKERHINPQRINQLIQDHTTHHGLVDDYVNVLELNIALDQM from the coding sequence ATGAAACAATTGAATACAAGTTTAAGATTTGTTTTTGTGACAATGATTCTTTGTGGTTTAATCTTTCCACTTACTGTCACAGCAGTAGGCCAACTCTTTTTGAATTCGCAAGCTAACGGAAGTCTCGTCAAAGTGGATGGGCAAGTGGTTGGATCTAAGCTTATCGGTCAAAAGTGGACACAGCCAGAATATTTTCATGGTCGTCAAAGTAGTGTCGACTATAATATGAGTTCAACAGAGGAAGGTGTCGCTTCAGGTAGCCATAATTATGCGAATAGTCATCCTGATTTGAAAAAACGTGTCAATCAAACGATACGAGATGAAGGTGGGCACTTAACAAATGATGCGGTAACTGAATCGGGTTCGGGTTTAGATCCTCATATTACAGTACTGAATGCTAAGCGCCAAGTCGATCGTATCGCAAAAGAACGACATATCAATCCACAGCGTATTAACCAACTTATTCAAGATCACACGACGCATCACGGTCTTGTCGACGATTATGTGAACGTATTAGAACTCAATATCGCTTTAGATCAAATGTAG
- a CDS encoding Crp/Fnr family transcriptional regulator encodes MTYHNSTLNQTEFDIAVQTFAHHLNISTSKLNAFKEELTLRAYKRGQVIYYDTLDTTHLKFLVRGLITRESYSDTGESYLWMNREPQLFPIEQLFNATQTHEMCTAFHDCLVLCIPKYLLESLCMKDHHLFIRIYELLTLNMKQHIHHNMILTCKTAKDKVIYLINHICENIGIETDAFYEVPASITIQSLGDMAGLSRETVSHIIHDLTTENLVYKDPEHWIISKQLLHSSL; translated from the coding sequence ATGACGTATCATAATTCCACACTCAATCAAACTGAATTTGATATTGCAGTTCAAACATTCGCACATCATTTAAACATCTCTACCTCAAAACTAAACGCTTTTAAAGAAGAACTGACACTGCGAGCATATAAAAGAGGACAAGTCATTTATTATGATACGCTAGACACGACACATCTTAAATTTTTAGTCCGTGGCTTAATTACACGAGAGTCCTATAGCGATACAGGCGAAAGTTATCTATGGATGAATCGAGAACCCCAATTATTCCCTATAGAACAACTATTTAATGCAACACAAACGCATGAAATGTGTACAGCGTTTCATGATTGTCTCGTCCTATGTATTCCTAAATATTTGCTTGAATCTTTGTGTATGAAAGACCATCATTTATTCATTCGTATTTATGAACTCTTAACTCTGAATATGAAACAACATATACATCATAATATGATTTTAACTTGCAAAACTGCGAAAGATAAAGTTATTTATTTGATCAACCATATTTGCGAAAATATTGGGATTGAGACGGATGCTTTTTATGAAGTTCCCGCTTCTATTACCATTCAGTCTTTAGGTGATATGGCAGGTCTCTCTAGAGAAACTGTCAGTCATATTATTCACGATTTAACGACTGAAAACTTAGTCTATAAAGATCCAGAGCACTGGATTATCAGTAAACAACTACTACACAGCTCTTTATAA